From Anaerosoma tenue:
CACGAGCTCCACGTCAAGCCCGTGCTCGCCGAAGATGCCCTCGTTGTCGGCCACATACGCCAACGCTGAGAGGTTCTCGCGACTGAGGCCGAGCCGCACCTGCGCCGGCTCAGCCGAGGGAGCTTCGTCAGACGCGCTGCACGAGGTGACAGACGGTACGAGCAGGCACGCGCATGCCAGGATCGCGCGGACGACCGCAAGCCTACCGCTCATGCTCCCCCTCCCATCGACGCGGGACGTCAGCACTCACGCGTGCAGGAGGTCCGGATACTCGCGTGAATGGTATGGGCGCTCATCTGCATGATAGCAGTCAGGGTGTCTCCAGGACCCGCTTGAGGCCCGCGAGATCGGTGCGTACCAGCTGGTCCGCCTCCCGCTGTATCCGTCCTGCGAACATCTTGGCCGCGAGAGGCAACTCGCCACGGATCGAGGCGGTCACGCGTGTCCCCCCGTCCTCGGCGCGACAGCCGAGCGAGATCCGGATCTTCGCGGGGTCGCGGATAGCGAGAGTCAGCCGCTCGGGGCGGGTGTACTCGGTCACCTCGAGTTCGGTCGTAGCCGTTCGGCCCTGGTAGGAGTAGGTGTGCGTGACACGGTCTCCCGCGCCGGTGATGTCGCCTCGCGAGGAGACGAGGTGCGAACGCCATGCTCGATCGTTCGCCGGATCGGAGATGAAGTCGAACACCGCTTCCGGTGGCTGGCCGATGTGCACGCTGGACCGGGCCTCCATCACTCCTCCGCTTTCCGCTTGAGGCCGAGACCGACGCCGATCATGCCGATGCCCGCGGCCACCGCCGCCATACCGGGACCGGGGCAGACGAGCATGGGTATGCCGACGAGCACGAGCGCGATGCCGAGCGCCACCGTGAAGCAGCCGCGCTTCTCAGGGGCAGGCGGTCCGTCAGGGGCCGTCTCGGCCATGGTCGACATCTCCCTTGGGTTCGTTGCAGGTCACGTGCACACCCAGATACTACCCCACCCCCATGTCACGTCAGGACGGAATCCAGAAGGTCCGGCCCTCACGCGCAGACGTGGTGACACGCCCGGCCACCCTGAGCGCATCGAGACGCTTGAGCACCTCGGCCACGTGCGCTCCGAGCCCTTCGGCGATGTCCTCCAGGGTGCAGGGCCGACGCTCCAGCAGGGTGAAGATGTCCTCGTCTTCGATGGCGGCCTTGCCGCCGCCCTCGGACAGGTGTTCCGGCCGCTCGGCCACGATGTCGACGATACCCGGGAACGCGCTCGCGTACCGCTCCAGCCGCACGTCGGGAACGGGGTGCACGCTTGCCTCGGCGGGAGGACGCCAGGCGGTGTTGAGCTGCACGCGGTCGGGACGGATCCTGCGCACGCGATCGGCGATCGAAGCGATCTGTTCCGGCGTGCCGGTGGTACCGGCGAGCAGCATGATCTCGAGCCAGACCTCCCCCGGGAACACCCTGGTGAACGCCTCCAGACCGCCCAGCATCGTGTCGAAATCGATCGCCGGATGGGGCCGGTTGACCCGGTGGAACCACGAGCGGTCACCAGCGTCGAGCGAGGGCACCACGAGGTCCGCGGCCATGAGCGCGTCGTGCACCTCCGGCACCCACAGCAGCGACCCGTTGGTGAGCACCGCCACCGGCACCTCCGTGAACCCTTTGATGCCGGCGATGATCTCCCCGATGCCCAGGTCGAGCGTAGGCTCTCCTGAGCCGGCGAGGGTGATGTAGTCGGGTTGCTGATCGCGCGCGAGCGCGCGCTCGATCTCGTCGAGCACGATGTCCACGTCGACATACGCACGACGCTCGATCGTGAGATGAGTGGTGCGGCCAAGCTGGCAGTACACGCAGTCGTACGTGCACGTCTTGTAGGGCACGAGATCGACACCGAGCGATCGACCGAGCCGTCTGGAGGGGACGGGACCGTAGACGTGCCTGGGAGCGGATGTCTCCGACATGCTCACGCACCACCCTTCACGCACCTGGTATGCCCGGCAAGGCGCCCGCTCAGAACAGGAGGTTCATCACGACGCCGGCCGAGAGGGCGACCGCGACCATCAGCCCGGTCGCCTTCGCTGTATCACGCCACCCCAGCTCGCGCAGCATCACGGCGTAGGTGGCCACGCAGGGGAATGTGAGCGTGAGCAGGACCGAGGCCTTCACGAGCTGCAGCGGCGCGAGAGCCAGCGGCGCCAGCATGCCCACGGCAACGTCCTTGCGCAGGAAGCCGAGGACGAGTGCCAGCGCGGCCTCCGCCGGAAGCCCGAACACCTGCTCCATGAGGGGCTCGACCGCACCAGCGATCGCCTCGAAGGCGCCGCTCATGTAGACGAGATCGATCGCCACCACTCCGACGAGCACCACCGGCACCGCTTCAAGCAAGAAACCGCGGAGGCGCATGGCGAGCTTCTTCCACAGTGTGGTGAACGACGGCCGCCGATATGGCGGGATCTCCAGGATGATCTCCGGCAGGAAGTCCTTGCTCGTGAGCCGCAGGATGTTGCCGAGCACGAACCACACGATCGCCATGATCCCGTACACGAGCAGTACGTACTGCAGGCCGTGGGGCGCCAACAGCCCGAACATCATCGCCTGCAGCGAGGCGCACGGTACGCCGATCGAGATGAGCGTTGCGGCGATGAAGCGTTCGCGACGAGTGTCGAGCACGCGCGTGGCGAGGATGCCCGGCACGTTGCAGCCGAAGCCGAGCAGGAGCGGGATCACCGCGTAGCCGTGCAGTCCCAGGCGATGCATCAGGCTGTCGAGCAGTATCGCGAGCCTCGGCAGATAGCCCGCGTCCTCCATCAGACCGAGCACGCTGTAGAACGCGAACACGTACGGGAGGACCATGCCGAACACCACGTAGAGGCCCGTTGTGAGCAGGCCGAAGGACTGCACGAGGTCGAGGGTGCGCGCACCATCCACCATCACGTAGCTGCCCACCAGGATGTCGTGGACGAACCCGCCGCCTCCGAGCGCCTCGGACAGGCTTGAGACCACCGGCATCCAGAGTCCCTCGAACAGCGGGTCCATCACCAGCCCGATGATCGACTCGCCGACGAACCTGATGAACGCGAAGGCCGCGACGATGACCGCGGCACCGATGATCGTGCCGCTCACCGGCCTGACACTGGCCTCTTCGAGCAGGTCACGCCACGTGTGCCGCTTCGGCTCGATGTGCTGCACCTCGGAGATGATCGAGCCTATCTCGCACCAGACGTCGCCCGGCGCCCGGGGCTCGGGCGCGTCCGAGGCGGCGACCGCTTCCAGCACGTCGACGAGCTCTTTGATGCCTACACCGGCGATGGCCGAGACGGGCACCACGGGCACGCCAAGGCGGCGCGAGAGCGCTTCGTGGTCGATAGTGATGCCGCGGTGCTTGGTCTCGTCCCAGAGGTTCAGGGCAACGACCATGGGAAGGCCACGCTGCCGGAGCTGCAGGGTCAGGGCAAGGTTGCGCTCAAGATTCGTGGCGTCCACCACGTTGAGCACGACGCCGCCCTTGTCCACGATCTCACAGGCCACGTCCTCGGCAGCGCACGTCGCCTCGAGGCTGTAGGTGCCCGGTACGTCGATCACCGGCACCCGGGCGCCCGCAAGGCGCATCTCGCCTTCGAGGAACTCGACCGTGGTGCCGGGATAGTTGGAGCTCATCGTGCCCACCCCGGTGAGGCGCGAGAAGACGACGCTCTTGCCTACATTGGGGTTGCCCACCAGCAGCACACGAAGAGCGCCCCTATCGGATGCAGGGGCGCTCGGGGTCATGCTGCCCGCCTGGCGGCTCACGGCTTCGCGCCTTCACGCCCGGCGGGAGCCGAGGGGTCCTGCAGTGGCTCCACCCTCACGCGGCCGGCTATCCCGCGCCCGAGGGCCACTCGGAAGCCATCACACTCCACCGTGACCGGTCCGCCGGCAGGCATCGCGCCTGCCTTGGTGACCTGCTTGCCAAGCCGCAGGCCCATATTGCCCAGCCGGGCTTCGAGCTGTGGACCGCCGAGGATCTCGGCGATCCGCGCCATCTCGCCCGTACGGAGCGCGAGCAGCGTATCGCCTGCAGCGTGCTGGGGCAGGGCCGAGGCCATACCTCTGCCCCACATCCCTCTCCTTGGTCCTCGCCTGGGCATATCGACTCTCCTGTGTGGTCCGGGCCATTCGAGATCGTGCACGGCCTTATGAATCTGACGATCCGGTGTCCTTGAGCAGCCTCTTCACGCGATCGAGCTCCGCGCTCAAGGCGTCTGCCCGATCGCTCAGGAAACGCTTCTCGGCTTCAGGGTCGTAGGAACCAGGAGCGGCGGGGCCGTAACCGGCGCCCCTGAAACCAAAACCCCGGCCTGCGCCTCGCCTCAGGCCGCGCCCGAAGAACCCGCGTGCCGGAGGCACGTCTGCGGGGCCGACGCAGTACCCAGCGCCTCGTCCTGTCATGGGGCCTTGCCCCATCGGTCCACTACCATCGCCTCGTGGCATGGCTGCCACCTCCCGATCAGTGCTGTGCCGTGTCAGCGGTATCGCCGACTTAGTACATGCTAACTCTACACCTTCCTGTGCGTTCAGTCGAGAGGCTGATACGTTCAAACGGGAGGCGGCGACGGCGAGTCCACGAACACGAACGTCCGCGGCAGCGACACCGACGGCATACGGTTGAAGCATCCAGGTTTTGGGAATCGCATGGATATGCGGGGGAGCCTTAGCGACGGTCGGCACACACGCTGTATGGCCCTGCGCTGGATCGTGACCAAAGCTCACAAGAGAAGGAGGCGTGCATGGGCAACCGACGGACGGCCACATCACGACATCGGCGAGCGAGGAGCGTGGTCGCACTCGCGATAGCAGTCGTGATGCTGCTCGCATTATCTCCGGGCGCAGCATACGGAGGATGGTGGCGGTACCTTGGACCGGACCTGGTGAGCGCCTCCCCCGCAGGCGATCCCGGTGACGGCTCGAGCCGGGGCATCAGCATCAGCTATGACGGGCGCTACGTGGCATTCGATTCGCGCGCGTCCAACCTCTCCCCGGACGATCAGAACACTTTCATTGATGGCGAACGGGACGTGTTCGTCCGAGACACCATCGCGTCGACCACGTACCTCGCGAGCAAGACGCCTTCGGGCGCCCTGGAGCCTGATCGCGGTGCGCGATCGTCGGCGATAAGCAAGTGTGGCCGCTATGTGGCGTTTCTCACAGGCCGCGACATGGTCCCTGAGGACACGAACGGCGAGCAGGATCTCTACATCCGCGATATGGAGACCGGCGAGTACACGCTGCTTGACCCGCTGGGCGATGGAACGCCGATGGGCGACAACGTCGATGAGATCCGCATCAGCGGCGACGGGCAGTTCGTGACCATCGAAGTCAGGTGGGACGGTATTGTTCCGGGAGACACGAACGGCAGAACGGACGTATACGGGTGGTCCGTGGCGACCGACGAGTTCGTATGGGTGAGCGAGACGCCGACATCCGCCCTGGAGCCCAACCGCGGCGCACGATGCGCGGGAGTAAGTGACGATGGCCGCTACGTTGGCATCTACACGGGGCGCGACCTGGTCCCAGAGGACACGAACGGCGAGCAAGATCTCTACATCCGCGATATGGAGACCGGCGAGTACACATATGCCGATATCACCGGCGACGGGTCCTCGCCCGGCGATCGTCTTGAGGACATGCAGATGACCGGAGATGGTGCGTTCATCGTGTTCACGACGGACGTGGATCTCGTGCCTGATGACGACAACGAACGTTCGGACGTCTACGTGTGGTCGGTGATCGATGAGCAGCTTCTCTGGGCGAGCGAGACACCCGAGACAGCGCTCTCGCCCGACCGTGGCGCGCGCAGCGGGACCATCAGCGATGATGGCATGCGTGTGGCGTTCTTCTCCGGTCGCGATCACGTCGCCGACGACACCAACGACGCCCAGGACGTCTACGTCCGGGACATGGCCACCGGGAAGTTCGAGCGAGTGATCGTCACGGCTGATGGCTCCTCCCCGGGCAGCGAGATCTACGATCTCTCCCTCAGCGGAGACGGCAAGTGGCTTGCGTTCTCCTGGGAGCAGGGGCGAGACATCAGAACCCTCGGCGCCGCGTATTACGACCCGGCGGGCACAGGAGATGTCTCACCGGCCAAGGAGGTAAGCGACTACGACCAGGTCTACGTGGTGGGCCTCGAGTCACCGGTCGATCCCGGCAGCGACCGTCTCAGCGGTGACAACCGATACAGCACGGCAGTTGCCGTTTCCGAGCAGGCATTCCCGTACGGGGCCGATACCGTGGTCCTCGCCACCGGCGCAGACTGGCCGGACGCGCTGTGCGCCTCAGCGCTAGCGGGCGCTGTTGCCGGCCCGGTCCTCCTGACCGCTCCGGATGCCGTACCGGGCGAGGTGGCGGCCGAGGTCGAGCGCCTGGGCGCCAAGTACGTCTACATCGTGGGCGGAACAAGCGCGGTGTCGGGAGCCGTTGAAGACGAGCTCTACGGGCTGGTGGACGGGTACGTATTCCGCTTGGCCGGCGCCGACCGCTACGCCACTTCGCGCGCCGTGGCGGCCCGGGTCATCGACATCCTTGGTGACACGTATAGCGGCGCAGCTCTGGTGGCAACGGGCGCCAACTACCCGGACGCACTCGCAGGCGCTCCGCTTGCTGCGGGACTCGACTGGCCGGTGCTGCTTGCCAGCACCGACTCGGTATACCTGCCCGTGGATACCACGGACGTCATGATCCTTGGTGGGACGAGCGCAGTCACTCCTGCGGTTCAGGCGTACGTCGAAGGCAAGCTTGGAGCTGACAATGTCGACCGCCAGGGTGGCGCGAACCGGTACGAGACAGCGGCCCTGATCGCGCAGGCGGGTGTGGACGCGGGCCTGCTGTGGGACGGCGTTGGCATCGCAAGCGGCGCTTCGTTCCCCGATGCGCTTGCAGGTGGCCCGGTAGCCGGTCTGCAGCGTACCGTGATGCTGCTGACGACCCCGGATGCGCTCGACGCCCACGCTGAGGCAGCGCTTGAGGCGAACAAGGCAGACATCGAAGCCGTCAGGTTCTTCGGCGGCTCCAGCGCCCTGAGCACAGCAGTCGAGACAAGAGTGAAGACGATCCTCGGCATGTAGCACATACGGCAGTCACCGGCTCAGATGCGCCGGTGTCAGCTGCGAGGACTCCGCCGCGCTTGCGGCGGAGTCCTTCGTATGTGGGGCGAGTGCAACCTCATGCTGTTGGGTCGTGCGCGTGCTCGGCGAGCTTCGAGACACTGGTGAGATGAGGTGCACTTAGGGTTGGCACGATGCGACGTGGGAGTGAACGACTCAGTGAGTCATTAACGACATCATCGGTTGGCTATCTGATTCGTTTAACGATTGTGGTCGCTTCTCGGCCGGAAGCTGGCTGTTGGAGCGCATCAAGGCTTCCACACACCCTCTGAGCTGCGCCTTCACCCCACGCGCTCTCGCCCCCGAAGATACTTGTAGCCCGATTTCGCACTCGAAATCGGGCTACTCAGGCACTCTGACCTGCGGTTTTGTGGTGCCCCCAAGGGAATTCGAATCCTGAAAGTGCTTGTGACTATTGGGACTCGTTGGGACTCGTTGGTACAGCGGAGCTGCGGCGAGTCCCAATAGGTACCAACGAGTACCAACAGTCACCAGGTATTTGGGCGACAAATCGGGCGACAAGTCCGGGGGATATCGAAGCGCCGGGTGGCACTCGGTCCTCCGAGCCGTCAGCTTCCCTGCGCCCATCCGGACGTGGGCGTCCACGTCTTGTCGAAGGCCACACTGCTGGCCGCCGAGATGGCGGCGGGCATCACGAATGCGGCGATAGCGTCGGCAATCTCCTGGAGATCCTTCGGCAGGTCCCCCGCTGGCTCCGGGAACCCCTTCCGATACGTGTCCCACATCCGCGACGTCTCCGGCTGCCCGGTGTATTGGCTCGTGAGTTCGGAAGGTGTCTCGACTGGCAGCTCCGTCGCGCGGCGCTCGAACGTCGCGCGGATGGCGTCCGCGAGATCCTGGCCAACGAACTCGAGAGTGCGCGACAGCATCCAGATGTCGTGGTAGTCCTTCATCCGGCTGTTGGCCAGACCGATCTCGATCATCGCCTGGAACTTCTCGGCGATGGCGGTGGCGGGTTGGTAAGCGAGGATCCTCGGAGACTCATCCTGCAGCAGAACGGGGTAGTCGACCCAACCAGGATCCGGCACGACGGCGTCGTCGATCCCGACGTCGAGCCGAAGCACGAACCGAGCCCCGCCCAGGTCACCCGCGACCTTCACGCGGACACCAGGATACCGACCCTCGACGATGATGGGCTCGGCGTGGATCTCAGATTCGAACGCGAGACCATCGTCGAGCTGGATCGCGAGGCACTCGGCGACGATGCCGCGGATCGCCTCCGGGGTGTTGTCGACGCGCCCGAGAAAGTCGATGTCACGGGTAGGCCGCGCGACTGCGGCGTCCCACACGCGCAGCATCACGGCGCCCTTGACCACGAGACGCTCCGACCACTGCGTCTGCGACAGTCGGAACAAGAACCGCTCCATCGCGTAGTAGAGAACCGCCTGCTGGAAGTCCAGGTCAAGCTCTACTGCGCGAGCCTTCAGCTGGCGGCGCACCTCTATCGCGGTCCCCACGCTCACATCAGTGCCTCGACGTACGGACGCATGACCTGCTCGACACGGTCGACCTTGGCGTATCGCATCACCTGTGCGGGCGTCGCCCGACGAGAACGGATCGTCTCTTGCAGCGCCTCGATGGCCACGTCCTGTCCGATGCGATTGCGGTACTTGAAGCAGTCGGCGACGGTCTTGGCGAGATCGAACACGCGGATGGGCGTTCCGTCCATGTCGTGCTCTTCGACGCCGGCCGCCATGGCCTCGGCGCTCATCGAGAACCGCTCGATGCGCGGGTAAGCGATCCTCGGAGCCTTGACTCCCCGTGGCAGCGCGATCTGCACAGCGGCCGGGATCTGCGTCCCGATTCCGTGGAACTCGAGCGCGCTCACCAGACAGAGGACGGCGCGGGGAACACGCCTCAGGACGGCGGCGACGCTGGGGTATGCGGGCAGGGGCATTGCGGAAAGATGGTAGACCCCCCGGGAGAGCGGCTCGACGAGACCGGCATCACGCATCCAGTAGAGCGTGCGCTCCTCGATGCCTGCAGCAAGCGCTTCGGAGGTGCCGAGCACTCCGCCAGCACGTTCGAATGCGGCTGTCGCGCGCGCGAGCTCCATGTCCGAAGGTATCCTCATGGCATATAAGTTACCACAGTTACCGACAACTGTAGTAGTTTTTATGCCATCTCACCTTGGGCACCGACTTGGGCACCAAATCGGGCAACAGGCGGCGTCGCAGGCCGACTCGCAGCAACAGGGATTTCTGGGCACCAAAAAGGAGCGCCATGAAGCGAAATGGCCTCTGCGCTGCGGTTTTGCCCTCTGCATGCCTCTCAGGAGGGCATGAGTTGTTGCCCGATTTCAAGCACGCAACAGGGAATTTCAGGCCTGTGACCTGCGGTCTTATGGTGCCCCCAAGGGAATTCGAATCCCTGTTGCCGCCTTGAAAGGGCGGAGTCCTTGGCCACTAGACGATGGGGGCTATATGCAGCGCACGAGCGCTGTATCGCTGGTGGGCCGTATAGGGATCGAACCTATGACCTTGGGATTAAAAGTCCCCTGCTCTACCAACTGAGCTAACGGCCCGTGAACTGCATGTTCCGTGCCGGGTCGACTCGATCCGGCCCAAAGCGCAAGGGGTAGTTTACCACGCGTCGTGGCACGGTCAACGTGTCGTGCTGGCCCCTCACATCCCGCGTGTCACGCCTCCGGTCGCCTCCGCGAGCGCCAGCACTATGTGGTCCTCGCAGGACAGCCCGTATAATGTGTCGGGTATTCGTCGATTGGAGAGCCACATGCAGTTCCTGGGACTCGACCTGTCCACCGATGAGATCTCGCGCATCGTCCTTGCCATCGGGATCGGCGCCCTCACGCTGATCGCCATGCGGGTGATCGCCAAGGTCGTACGCAGGGCGGTGGCAGCCAACGAGGCGATCCCCTCGGCCAGCATGCTCGTGAACATCGCGCGCGGCCTCATCCTGGTGATCGGCGCGCTCA
This genomic window contains:
- a CDS encoding type IV toxin-antitoxin system AbiEi family antitoxin domain-containing protein, with the translated sequence MELARATAAFERAGGVLGTSEALAAGIEERTLYWMRDAGLVEPLSRGVYHLSAMPLPAYPSVAAVLRRVPRAVLCLVSALEFHGIGTQIPAAVQIALPRGVKAPRIAYPRIERFSMSAEAMAAGVEEHDMDGTPIRVFDLAKTVADCFKYRNRIGQDVAIEALQETIRSRRATPAQVMRYAKVDRVEQVMRPYVEALM
- a CDS encoding radical SAM protein; protein product: MSETSAPRHVYGPVPSRRLGRSLGVDLVPYKTCTYDCVYCQLGRTTHLTIERRAYVDVDIVLDEIERALARDQQPDYITLAGSGEPTLDLGIGEIIAGIKGFTEVPVAVLTNGSLLWVPEVHDALMAADLVVPSLDAGDRSWFHRVNRPHPAIDFDTMLGGLEAFTRVFPGEVWLEIMLLAGTTGTPEQIASIADRVRRIRPDRVQLNTAWRPPAEASVHPVPDVRLERYASAFPGIVDIVAERPEHLSEGGGKAAIEDEDIFTLLERRPCTLEDIAEGLGAHVAEVLKRLDALRVAGRVTTSAREGRTFWIPS
- a CDS encoding SRPBCC family protein; translation: MEARSSVHIGQPPEAVFDFISDPANDRAWRSHLVSSRGDITGAGDRVTHTYSYQGRTATTELEVTEYTRPERLTLAIRDPAKIRISLGCRAEDGGTRVTASIRGELPLAAKMFAGRIQREADQLVRTDLAGLKRVLETP
- a CDS encoding cell wall-binding repeat-containing protein → MGNRRTATSRHRRARSVVALAIAVVMLLALSPGAAYGGWWRYLGPDLVSASPAGDPGDGSSRGISISYDGRYVAFDSRASNLSPDDQNTFIDGERDVFVRDTIASTTYLASKTPSGALEPDRGARSSAISKCGRYVAFLTGRDMVPEDTNGEQDLYIRDMETGEYTLLDPLGDGTPMGDNVDEIRISGDGQFVTIEVRWDGIVPGDTNGRTDVYGWSVATDEFVWVSETPTSALEPNRGARCAGVSDDGRYVGIYTGRDLVPEDTNGEQDLYIRDMETGEYTYADITGDGSSPGDRLEDMQMTGDGAFIVFTTDVDLVPDDDNERSDVYVWSVIDEQLLWASETPETALSPDRGARSGTISDDGMRVAFFSGRDHVADDTNDAQDVYVRDMATGKFERVIVTADGSSPGSEIYDLSLSGDGKWLAFSWEQGRDIRTLGAAYYDPAGTGDVSPAKEVSDYDQVYVVGLESPVDPGSDRLSGDNRYSTAVAVSEQAFPYGADTVVLATGADWPDALCASALAGAVAGPVLLTAPDAVPGEVAAEVERLGAKYVYIVGGTSAVSGAVEDELYGLVDGYVFRLAGADRYATSRAVAARVIDILGDTYSGAALVATGANYPDALAGAPLAAGLDWPVLLASTDSVYLPVDTTDVMILGGTSAVTPAVQAYVEGKLGADNVDRQGGANRYETAALIAQAGVDAGLLWDGVGIASGASFPDALAGGPVAGLQRTVMLLTTPDALDAHAEAALEANKADIEAVRFFGGSSALSTAVETRVKTILGM
- a CDS encoding nucleotidyl transferase AbiEii/AbiGii toxin family protein, giving the protein MSVGTAIEVRRQLKARAVELDLDFQQAVLYYAMERFLFRLSQTQWSERLVVKGAVMLRVWDAAVARPTRDIDFLGRVDNTPEAIRGIVAECLAIQLDDGLAFESEIHAEPIIVEGRYPGVRVKVAGDLGGARFVLRLDVGIDDAVVPDPGWVDYPVLLQDESPRILAYQPATAIAEKFQAMIEIGLANSRMKDYHDIWMLSRTLEFVGQDLADAIRATFERRATELPVETPSELTSQYTGQPETSRMWDTYRKGFPEPAGDLPKDLQEIADAIAAFVMPAAISAASSVAFDKTWTPTSGWAQGS
- a CDS encoding ferrous iron transporter B, with the protein product MSRQAGSMTPSAPASDRGALRVLLVGNPNVGKSVVFSRLTGVGTMSSNYPGTTVEFLEGEMRLAGARVPVIDVPGTYSLEATCAAEDVACEIVDKGGVVLNVVDATNLERNLALTLQLRQRGLPMVVALNLWDETKHRGITIDHEALSRRLGVPVVPVSAIAGVGIKELVDVLEAVAASDAPEPRAPGDVWCEIGSIISEVQHIEPKRHTWRDLLEEASVRPVSGTIIGAAVIVAAFAFIRFVGESIIGLVMDPLFEGLWMPVVSSLSEALGGGGFVHDILVGSYVMVDGARTLDLVQSFGLLTTGLYVVFGMVLPYVFAFYSVLGLMEDAGYLPRLAILLDSLMHRLGLHGYAVIPLLLGFGCNVPGILATRVLDTRRERFIAATLISIGVPCASLQAMMFGLLAPHGLQYVLLVYGIMAIVWFVLGNILRLTSKDFLPEIILEIPPYRRPSFTTLWKKLAMRLRGFLLEAVPVVLVGVVAIDLVYMSGAFEAIAGAVEPLMEQVFGLPAEAALALVLGFLRKDVAVGMLAPLALAPLQLVKASVLLTLTFPCVATYAVMLRELGWRDTAKATGLMVAVALSAGVVMNLLF
- a CDS encoding FeoA family protein, with the protein product MWGRGMASALPQHAAGDTLLALRTGEMARIAEILGGPQLEARLGNMGLRLGKQVTKAGAMPAGGPVTVECDGFRVALGRGIAGRVRVEPLQDPSAPAGREGAKP
- a CDS encoding DUF5320 domain-containing protein; its protein translation is MLRPEIMRAASRLLSRVRPRSSLADVVMWPSVGCPCTPPSLVSFGHDPAQGHTACVPTVAKAPPHIHAIPKTWMLQPYAVGVAAADVRVRGLAVAASRLNVSASRLNAQEGVELACTKSAIPLTRHSTDREVAAMPRGDGSGPMGQGPMTGRGAGYCVGPADVPPARGFFGRGLRRGAGRGFGFRGAGYGPAAPGSYDPEAEKRFLSDRADALSAELDRVKRLLKDTGSSDS